A stretch of the Sphingosinithalassobacter tenebrarum genome encodes the following:
- a CDS encoding cation transporter: MSCNDDFDLDSADKRRTLWIVLWLNVAIAVGFFVVAYFADSNALLANGLDNSSDALVYALSLLALSRPRSWKRGAARFSGVMLLIFAGGVIADAVRRFVEGSEPGGFLMIAMAAVAGIVNLYCLRLLQKMQNKDVNMRAATTFSFNDFISNGGIIIAGVIVMITGANWPDLVVGIAVAGIALYGGIDILRDAHSDKHDEAGTVHGETRE, from the coding sequence ATGAGCTGCAACGATGACTTCGATCTGGATTCGGCGGACAAGCGACGCACATTGTGGATCGTATTGTGGCTCAACGTCGCAATCGCGGTTGGTTTCTTTGTCGTTGCCTATTTTGCGGACTCGAACGCGCTCTTGGCCAACGGGCTCGACAATTCGTCGGACGCGCTTGTCTACGCTCTCAGTCTCCTTGCGCTGAGTCGACCGCGCTCCTGGAAGCGAGGCGCAGCGCGCTTTTCTGGCGTCATGCTTTTGATCTTTGCCGGCGGAGTGATTGCTGATGCCGTCAGGCGGTTTGTTGAAGGTTCTGAGCCGGGTGGCTTCCTGATGATCGCGATGGCTGCCGTCGCGGGCATAGTGAACCTCTATTGCCTTCGCCTGTTGCAAAAGATGCAGAACAAGGACGTCAACATGCGGGCCGCCACCACATTCAGCTTCAATGACTTCATTTCGAACGGCGGGATTATCATCGCTGGCGTCATCGTTATGATCACAGGCGCGAACTGGCCGGACCTTGTGGTCGGCATCGCTGTGGCTGGCATAGCTCTTTACGGCGGGATCGATATCCTGCGCGACGCGCACAGTGACAAGCACGACGAGGCGGGAACGGTTCATGGCGAAACACGGGAATGA
- a CDS encoding cation diffusion facilitator family transporter, protein MAHSHDQAGHSHGEENLSDRQLILAVAINVLLTLAQIVGGILSGSLALIADALHNFSDAASLGLAWFARRIGRRPADKLMTFGYAQGEVVAALINLTTLLIIGFYLIVEAINRFAAPQPVEGWTVIWVAGIALVIDLVTAFIVYRGAHDSINMKAAFLHNVSDALASIGVIVAGVLIILYDLVVADLIITLIIAAYVIWQGATLLPRTVRLLMGAVPDEVEFDQMVENLRALGGVQDIHHVHVWNLGEHHRALEAHLTLVDYSQTAFEGVKRRARAMLEKDFGIAHVTFEPCLATDCDDALIPAHPAPNNGKNTVGD, encoded by the coding sequence ATGGCGCACTCGCACGATCAAGCTGGCCACAGTCACGGCGAGGAAAACCTTAGCGATCGTCAGCTGATCCTCGCGGTCGCGATCAATGTCCTCCTGACCCTTGCCCAGATTGTCGGCGGCATCCTTTCAGGGTCACTGGCGCTTATCGCGGATGCATTGCACAACTTCAGCGATGCGGCCTCTCTTGGTCTTGCGTGGTTTGCGCGACGCATAGGCCGGCGTCCGGCGGACAAGCTGATGACCTTCGGCTACGCCCAGGGAGAAGTGGTCGCCGCACTCATCAATCTGACGACCTTGCTGATCATCGGATTCTATCTGATCGTTGAGGCGATCAACCGTTTCGCCGCGCCGCAGCCGGTCGAAGGCTGGACCGTGATCTGGGTTGCCGGGATCGCACTTGTCATCGATCTCGTCACCGCATTCATTGTCTATCGCGGCGCGCATGACAGCATTAACATGAAGGCTGCCTTCCTTCATAACGTTTCGGACGCGCTGGCCTCGATCGGTGTGATCGTCGCCGGAGTGCTAATTATTCTATACGATCTCGTCGTCGCCGATCTCATCATCACTCTCATCATCGCGGCCTATGTCATCTGGCAGGGCGCGACGCTCCTACCGCGAACCGTTCGTCTGCTGATGGGAGCAGTGCCGGACGAGGTGGAATTTGATCAGATGGTTGAAAACCTGCGCGCGCTTGGCGGCGTGCAGGATATTCACCACGTCCATGTCTGGAATCTGGGAGAACATCACCGGGCGCTCGAAGCCCATCTCACTCTTGTTGATTACTCCCAAACAGCATTCGAGGGAGTCAAGCGACGCGCGCGGGCGATGCTGGAAAAGGATTTCGGCATCGCACATGTCACTTTCGAGCCCTGCCTCGCTACGGACTGCGATGATGCGCTGATCCCTGCCCACCCGGCACCCAACAACGGGAAAAACACGGTCGGTGATTAA
- a CDS encoding TonB-dependent receptor family protein: MYRATASLIAIALAAPAYANEKDPTDERQSQDGIANPSESIIVIGGRIDAYEVAGAADLIDGEELSEFEHGDVNRVLRQVPGVNIQEEDGFGLFPNIGLRGAPVERSSNITLMEDGVLIAPAPYAAPAAYYFPAIGRMDAVEVIKGAGSVRYGPRTIGGAINFRSTPIPTESLAGEASGQLGSRGYYQGHGWIGASADNFGAMVESYQQGSDGFKTIDGLPGAETGFQRQDYRARFAVHTNPDSPVDARLEFAYGRSELEANETYLGLADADFASDPYRRYSASQRDVFTGEHDQYRLTGTLRLPDDTQFAVTLYRNDFTRSWSKLQDIDFDGDGSFDAIQPVFDAPSSNERGLAILRGADSAEGALRIRNNNRVYRSEGVQLSFERPFETGEVRHNLAASLRYHEDEEDRLQNEEFYTQTDGDLVFVRQTAPGAQANREAKAKAIAFYLENRIEIGGLTLTPGIRYEGIDLTRLDYDRADPARLDGPARIRKTNVDEWLPALGATYALGDVLLIAGASRGFSPPGPGNPEARAEKSWNYEFGGRFRNGAIQASAIAFYSDYSNLLGNCTQSVGCSVGDIGDQFNAGAVSVKGLELAASTEHQVGREISIPFSVVYTLTDAQFESSFESAFFGSVSQGDALPYIARHQFYAETGLAFGPASLLVSANYTSQVRTEAGSGDISPDERIDERIVFDLAGRFALTEGLSLFARVDNLFDNAYAVARRPSGLRPGAPRRFVAGASVRF, from the coding sequence ATGTATCGCGCTACCGCCTCGCTCATAGCAATTGCACTGGCCGCCCCTGCTTACGCCAATGAAAAAGACCCGACCGATGAGCGGCAATCGCAGGACGGGATAGCAAACCCAAGCGAATCGATTATCGTGATTGGCGGTCGCATCGATGCGTATGAAGTGGCCGGTGCGGCGGACCTAATCGATGGCGAGGAACTGAGCGAATTCGAGCATGGTGACGTCAACCGTGTCCTGCGCCAGGTGCCGGGGGTCAACATTCAGGAAGAGGACGGTTTCGGGCTATTCCCGAATATTGGCTTGCGCGGCGCGCCGGTCGAACGGTCGAGCAACATCACCTTGATGGAAGATGGCGTTCTCATTGCCCCTGCCCCCTACGCCGCTCCGGCCGCGTATTACTTTCCCGCGATCGGTCGAATGGACGCAGTCGAAGTGATCAAGGGCGCGGGCTCGGTACGCTATGGTCCTCGCACGATCGGCGGGGCCATCAATTTCCGATCGACTCCGATACCGACCGAGAGCCTGGCTGGCGAAGCTTCCGGCCAGCTTGGTTCTCGCGGCTATTATCAGGGTCATGGCTGGATTGGCGCTAGTGCCGACAATTTCGGGGCGATGGTAGAAAGCTATCAGCAAGGCAGTGACGGGTTCAAGACGATAGATGGGCTTCCCGGCGCCGAGACCGGTTTTCAACGTCAGGACTATCGCGCCCGCTTCGCCGTCCACACCAACCCAGATTCGCCGGTCGATGCTCGCCTCGAGTTCGCCTATGGTCGATCCGAACTTGAGGCGAACGAAACCTATTTGGGCCTCGCCGACGCGGATTTCGCGAGCGATCCGTACCGGCGCTATTCGGCCAGCCAACGCGACGTTTTCACGGGCGAGCACGATCAATATCGGCTCACCGGCACCCTCCGGTTGCCCGACGACACGCAGTTCGCGGTTACCCTATATCGCAACGATTTCACACGAAGTTGGTCGAAGCTACAGGACATCGATTTCGATGGTGATGGCAGCTTTGATGCCATCCAACCCGTTTTCGATGCTCCCTCCTCAAACGAGAGAGGCCTCGCAATCCTGCGAGGCGCAGACAGCGCTGAAGGTGCCCTTCGCATTCGCAACAACAACCGCGTCTATCGGAGCGAAGGCGTCCAGCTTTCGTTCGAAAGACCTTTCGAGACCGGCGAGGTCAGGCACAACCTGGCTGCGTCGCTCCGGTATCACGAGGATGAAGAAGACCGGTTGCAGAATGAGGAATTCTATACGCAAACGGATGGAGATCTCGTTTTCGTCCGGCAGACGGCTCCGGGCGCTCAAGCCAATCGCGAGGCGAAGGCGAAGGCGATCGCTTTCTATCTGGAGAACCGGATCGAGATCGGCGGGCTTACTCTGACACCCGGCATTCGGTACGAAGGCATCGACCTTACTCGACTGGACTATGATCGAGCCGACCCCGCTCGTCTCGATGGACCTGCGCGCATACGCAAGACCAACGTTGACGAATGGCTTCCCGCACTCGGTGCAACCTATGCACTGGGAGACGTGCTGTTGATTGCAGGCGCTTCGCGCGGTTTTTCTCCCCCCGGGCCCGGAAATCCGGAGGCACGAGCCGAGAAAAGCTGGAACTATGAATTTGGTGGGCGTTTTCGGAATGGCGCCATTCAAGCTTCCGCGATTGCGTTTTATTCCGACTATTCCAATCTGCTCGGAAACTGCACACAATCCGTGGGGTGTAGCGTCGGGGATATTGGCGACCAGTTCAATGCTGGGGCCGTCTCCGTGAAGGGGTTGGAGCTGGCAGCTTCGACGGAGCATCAAGTGGGTAGGGAAATTTCTATTCCCTTCTCGGTGGTTTACACGCTCACCGACGCGCAATTCGAAAGCAGTTTCGAGAGTGCGTTCTTCGGTTCCGTGTCCCAGGGCGACGCACTCCCCTACATCGCTCGCCACCAATTCTATGCCGAAACGGGGCTCGCATTTGGACCGGCATCCTTGCTCGTGAGCGCCAATTACACATCGCAAGTACGCACCGAAGCAGGTAGCGGGGATATTTCGCCCGATGAGCGTATTGACGAAAGGATTGTCTTTGATCTCGCCGGCCGGTTTGCGCTGACGGAAGGTCTCTCTTTGTTTGCCAGAGTGGATAATCTGTTCGACAATGCTTATGCTGTAGCGCGTCGGCCTTCGGGTTTGAGACCGGGGGCTCCCCGGCGCTTCGTAGCAGGCGCTAGCGTGCGCTTCTGA
- a CDS encoding peroxiredoxin, giving the protein MTLSIGSTAPDFTAETTQGTITFHDWMGDNWAILFSHPKAFTPVCTTELGYMAGLGEEFAKRDTKILGLSVDSSQDNRDWLPDIEAVSGNKVDYPVVGDSDLKVAKLYNMLPAEETGSAEQRTAADNATVRAVYIVGPDKKIRAMLLYPMSSGRNFEEVLRLLDSVQLTESKGVATPVNWQSGDDVIIPPSVSDKEAKARFPQGFTTLRPYLRTVKID; this is encoded by the coding sequence ATGACCCTCTCCATTGGCTCGACAGCTCCCGATTTCACAGCGGAAACGACCCAAGGCACCATCACCTTCCATGATTGGATGGGCGACAATTGGGCTATCCTGTTTTCTCATCCAAAGGCATTTACCCCGGTTTGTACGACCGAGCTGGGTTACATGGCCGGTCTCGGCGAGGAATTTGCCAAACGCGACACCAAGATTCTCGGCCTGTCGGTCGACAGCAGCCAAGACAATCGCGACTGGCTACCCGATATCGAGGCGGTCAGCGGCAATAAAGTCGATTACCCGGTGGTCGGCGACAGCGACCTGAAGGTGGCCAAACTCTACAATATGTTGCCCGCCGAGGAGACTGGCAGTGCGGAGCAAAGAACCGCAGCCGACAATGCTACCGTTCGCGCCGTCTATATCGTTGGCCCGGACAAAAAAATCCGTGCGATGCTACTCTATCCGATGAGCAGCGGACGCAATTTCGAAGAAGTGCTCCGATTGCTCGATTCAGTCCAGCTCACCGAAAGTAAAGGCGTGGCAACCCCGGTCAATTGGCAGAGTGGGGATGACGTCATCATTCCACCGTCTGTTTCCGATAAAGAAGCGAAAGCGCGCTTCCCGCAAGGTTTCACAACGCTGCGCCCCTATCTGCGCACGGTTAAAATCGACTGA